The Pan troglodytes isolate AG18354 chromosome 1, NHGRI_mPanTro3-v2.0_pri, whole genome shotgun sequence genome includes a region encoding these proteins:
- the SPRR1A gene encoding cornifin-A — MNSQQQKQPCTPPPQPQQQQVKQPCQPPPQEPCIPKTKEPCHPKVPEPCHPKVPEPCHPKVPEPCQPKVPEPCQPKVPEPCPSTVTPAPAQQKTKQK, encoded by the coding sequence ATGAATTCTCAGCAGCAGAAGCAGCCTTGCACCCCACCCCCTCAGCCTCAGCAGCAGCAGGTGAAACAACCTTGCCAGCCTCCACCCCAGGAACCATGCATCCCCAAAACCAAGGAGCCCTGCCACCCCAAGGTGCCTGAGCCCTGCCACCCCAAAGTGCCTGAGCCCTGCCACCCCAAAGTGCCTGAGCCCTGCCAGCCCAAGGTTCCAGAGCCCTGCCAGCCCAAGGTGCCTGAGCCCTGCCCTTCAACGGTCACTCCAGCACCAGCCCAGCAGAAGACCAAGCAGAAGTAA
- the SPRR4 gene encoding small proline-rich protein 4 yields MTGGPGASLTFPLGSPVPRAMSSQQQQQQQQQQQCPPQRAQQQQVKQACQPPPVKCQETCAPKTKDPCAPQVKKQCPPKGTIIPAQQKCPSAQQASKSKQK; encoded by the exons aTGACGGGTGGTCCTGGTGCTAGCCTCACG TTTCCTTTAGGCTCACCTGTTCCTAGAGCAATGTcttcccagcagcagcagcagcagcagcagcagcagcagtgcccACCCCAGAGGGCCCAGCAGCAGCAAGTGAAGCAGGCTTGTCAGCCACCCCCTGTTAAATGTCAAGAGACATGTGCACCCAAAACCAAGGATCCATGTGCTCCCCAGGTCAAGAAGCAATGCCCACCGAAGGGCACCATCATTCCAGCCCAGCAGAAGTGTCCCTCAGCCCAGCAAGCCTCCAAGAGTAAACAGAAGTAA